The following is a genomic window from Solanum lycopersicum chromosome 6, SLM_r2.1.
AATTTTCTGTTGCAGTCTGatgtcaattctgtatgtttTGCTGACGAAAGTGGCCATCTCATTTATTCTGGAAGTGATGACAATCTGTGTAAGGTGATCATCATCCTATCTTACTTTGGAAGAAATGCTTAAGAATCAAGGTCTCTTTCTGAAAGATGCTAAGCGAAGATACTTGTTGAATTAATGATAAATTGACAAAACAGAGGGGTATTAATGGACTATAAAACTATGGGAAGAGTCATTATCCATACTCCTTTTGATACCATATTTATGTACATTAGAAAATATTTCCACTTACTCTTTTTTTGTCGATGGAAGAGCTAGGttggttggggggggggggttgtggAATAATCATTGCGGCTCTGAGTGATTTAAGGTCGAGGAACTGATGCTAAATCTTCTCATATTCTGCTGATTGCTATCTTGATTCATTTTGTGTAACACTTGACCTCTGTATGAAGGTTTGGAGGTCCATGATTAGGGTAGAAGAATGGTAGGTAGTCGAGTGTTGTCGTACTTTTATGTAGGAGAGGCAGGGGGCTAGTCTCCTTTTTCATCTTCTCCTAATTTGGTATTCGCAAATTGCATGGTATCTCACTCTTCATTTGTACTGTTACCAGCTGCTTCATTTGCTTTGTTTATCTTGcaattttgttattgttatttttctttcaatccTGCTTTGATTACACTTACTTTGAACCGAGGGTCTATTGGAAACATATTCTCTACTCCACCAAGGTAGGGATAAGGTTTGTGTACGCCttaccctccccagaccccacttgtgggattacattgCATATGCTGTTTTTCATAACAAAATGCATAGCTATTCTTGATCCTCCAAGGACCAAATAATTTGAGTCTGGATGAATTGATATATGTACATGTATGCCTCCatgatattaatttatttcatgaGTTCAGATCTTTTTTTAGGAGTAACGAGGTTGTTGCTCTGTGTAGGTCTGGGATAGACGTTGTTTTAGGGCCAAAGAAAAGCCAGCCGGAGTCTTGATGGGACACCTAGAAGGCGTTACGTTCCTTGATAGTCGGGGGGATGGTCGTTATTTCATTTCTAACAGTAAAGATCAGTCCATCAAGCTCTGGGATATCCGCAAAATGTCTTCTCATGCTGCTCGGTATGCTTATTCTCTGGCTATGCATCTCCTCTATGATTCTTCTTCGTGATGGTCTATGTCTATTGTTTTTGGTTTACTTATAAGATTAGGGGGGGTATGAACCTAGTACAATACATGAGATCCAATGAGctttattattaatacatgaaGCAGATTGAATTCACGAAAACCAGCTAAGTTGCTCGGCCTCTTCGCTTTTGGTGTCGCACCAGTGTCGACATGACATGGGTGTGGGATCCATACTGGATTTGGTCAACTGATTTTGGGTACTTTGACCGAAATCAACTTCTTATCTACTGTTTTTTGTACTTGCGCTGCTTTTTTTTCAAGACTGTTTTTCCTTGAGCTGAGGGTCTATCggaaacagcctctctacctcccaaggtaggggtaaggtctgcataCACAAGGTCCTTCCGAACCCCGCTTGTGGGGATTAcattggatatgttgttgtttcaCTTTCTTACTTATATGACTAAACGAGACACATACACTGTTGTTTTCAGCAATATCTGGTTCAGGAATTATGAGTGGGACTATAGATGGATGGACTACCCTGCTCAAGCTAGAGACGTGAAGCACCCTTATGATCAGTCAATATCCACTTATAAGGGTCATTCTGTCTTGCGTACTCTAATTCGCTGCTACTTCTCACCAGAATATAGGTTAGTGCTAGAAAATATGCTGCATTGACTCTCCGTTTCTTGTCTATGACAACTTTCAATTACCCTTATTTTAGCGTAATACGTGCTTAAATATTTCTTGTGTTATGTTTTACAGCACTGGGCAGAGATACATTTACACAGGATCCCATGATGCCTGCGTATACATCTATGATTTGGTAAGTATGAGGCTATACATTAACTTAGTTATCTCTAAAAAGGAATTTCTTACGAGATCACCCCTTTCATCGACGGAGGGATTGTATAATTCGAGCCATTCTAGAGTAGGATGATTTCCGGCCAATCCTTAAACCTTTTTCTTGTCTAAATGATATCCTAGGATATTTAATGAAACTTGAGTGATTTTGTGGTTAGAAAGAGTAGTTCAATGATTTTCCTGCAATTATACTATAAAGGGTCATTTCCTACGCGGCGTGGGATAGACAAGGATATCCCACCTTCTGTATAGGATAACTAATTCCATCATTTTAGTGTGATAATATAATCCTAGGACTAATTAATACCTATAACTAAACTCGGGAAAGTTATCCTACATTTTATCTCGGGATTATTATCCTTATCCCCCATACCAAATGACAAGGATTCTTCTTATCAATACGTGTTATGTAACGATGCTCTTGGTTTCTAGGTAAGTGGAGAGCAAGTCGCGAAATTGCAGCACCACCGGTCGACCATTAGAGATTGTAGCTGGCACCCTACTTATCCAATGCTTGTTAGCTCTTCTTGGGATGGAGATGTTGTCAAATGGGAATTCCCTGGAAATGGTGAAGCACCACTCCCTCCAAAAAGGAAGCAGATCAGAAGAAGGCATTTCTTTTAAATGCTATCTGCCCTCGGAGATTTCTCGGTTATCAAAGAAAAAACACGGTAAGAACTTCACGATGTTACACCAACATGTATAGTAACTGTTTGAACGCGAATTTTAGCTGAAACACGATCGATATTTTGATTTACATATATTGTACATAAATAAAGGCGAGCATGTACATTGCATTTTGTAAATAGTACTCGGATCGTTTGGGAATCGTGTGATCTGTATGCATGGCTCGTACTGCAGGATAAGCGGAAGAAAATGTAAGGTCGTGCATTAGCACTTCTGTAAGAAAAGGGATGTGCTAAGACGCAACGACTTCTTACATACAAATAAATTCAAGCTCAAATAAAAGTATGAATTCATGTTAGCTTGACTTGATGGTACCTTCTGTTTCGAATTCAGGATTTAAATCTGATGGTCTTAGCCTATACGGTTTTTAGCATTGTATATATCGTGCCTTTTTAGAGAGTATTTGCACTTATGTATGGTTTGAAGTACAAGTATTGTGTTCAGATGAATCCGATTCATTGCCTAAGAGTTGAATTTACAAACTCTTATGTACGactaaaatacatttaaaaggttaaaaaatatcaatattttgaatatatgtactatgtttcttgaagtttttataaataattcttGTTCTATTTCCTTGACTAATTCATATtcttataaatagaaaaaagaaatgttGATACGGTTGAATactttatgattaaaaaaaaattgaaatattcttAAGATTTGTTATTACTGATTAGTCAAATATCCATAGTAGATGTCGACTGATAAAAGAATTGAGGAAGTCAATggaaagagaagaaaattgtaCATATAATAAACTAAATTTAGATTCCATTTACTAGCATCTAATGTCATGGTAAGTACTCTACGTTTTTAACTAGAGATCTCAAGTTTAACTGTTCGAGTCTTACCTTTGATATTGAACGTTTTACCCCAAAAATTGAATTTCGTTGCTACTAACATCTACTGTTGTTGTCCTAGAATTTAAAACGTGTAAAGTTCAGATCCTAGCTCACCTTTGCGATGATTCGGTGGTAAGtcttttttcattcttaattgTAAGTCCATGATTCGAGATTTGAGAATAGAAACGCCTTTGATAATGTTCGCTTTACCCTCAAAAGTGGGACTTCGTTGTACGAATCAAAGTTATTCGCACACCAAATACCATATGGAAAAGACATTAATTTAAAAGAGTAAGTACCttttcattcttaaataaagaTCTCAAGTTTGAACCACGAAAAATGAGTCCCCTTTAATAATAATTGCTACTTTACCCCCAAAAATAAGATTTTACTATGCGAATTTGGATTAGTCAACCCCAAAACGAAAGTCATATGGAAAAGTAATAGTAGGTAAACATCTTCAAATCATGTACAGATCGAGTGGTAAGTTCTCTTTCATCCTTAACTAAATATCTCATATTCCAACCCAAATTATAAATTCCTTTACCCTCAAAATACGAGATTTTACAACGCGAATCTAAATTAGTCAACCCCAGAACATATTCAATAccaaataggaaaaaaaaacgAGGACATTAACGTAGAAGAGTAATAGTAGGTGAACAACTTCAAATCAGGTCTAGATCAGGTGGTAAGTTCTCTTTCatccttaactaaactaaacgTATCAAGTTCAAACCCTGAATACAAATTCAATTAGTTAGAGACCTCTGTTTACTAAGCGTATCAGGTTCGAACCCTGAATACGAATTTaaattagtcagcccaaaacaataaaagtaaagtGAAAGACATTAATGTAGAAGAGTAATAGTTGGTGAACATATTCAAACCGTGTAGAGAACACCTTCAAAACAATTTAATAGTTTATCAAGTGgctttagaaaataaataaatacagaTAGGGACTTATGGGACCAGAAATAAATTCATAGTTTTTGacttatatttttgaaattttagtttgatttcaatttttatgatgatgaattgatggaggACAAAAAAGCTTATTCCTTAGCTATTTCACTTGTGATATTATTGATCACACTAATCGTTATCGCACGTATAACGTTGAAATATTCCGAGgcatttttccttattttcgGAGCTGATATCGCGTTGATTATTGGTGTTCTTGCTGGTGTTTTGATAAGAAGGAAGTTAAACAACAGGAAGTTATTGTTAGAAAATCAGTTAGACTCTGATGGACGCGAGCTGAGGATCGAGTATAGTTTCTTAAGGAAAGTAGCAGGTGTTCCAACAAGATTTAAGCTTAAAGAGCTCGAAGAAGCAACCGATAACTTTGGATCGTTGATAGGTCGTGGATCATCAGCTTGTGTTTTCAAAGGTGTGCTTAGTGATGGTGCATCAGTAGCTGTTAAAAGGATCGATGGAGAAGAGCGTGGCGATAAGGAATTCAAATCAGAAGTTGCAGCTATTGCTAGTGTTCAACATGTGAATCTTGTACGTTTACTTGGATATTGTAGTGTTCCTCCATCAGGACCTCGATTTTTAGTTTACGAGTATATAGTTAATGGATCACTTGATAATTGGATTTTTCGAAAGAGGGGAATTCGTGGGTGTTTGTCGTTGGATTTGAGGTGTAGAGTTAGTCTAGATGTGGCTAAAGCACTTTCGTATTTGCATCATGATTGTAGATCGTGTATTTTACATCTCGATGTAAAGCCTGAGAATATACTTCTAGACGAGAATCATCGTGCTATTCTAGCTGATTTCGGGTTGTCTAAGTTGATGGGGAAAGATGAGAGTAGAGTTGTTACAACGATTAGAGGTACTCGAGGGTATTTAGCCCCCGAGTGGCTCCTGGAGAACGGGATTTCTGAGAAAAGTGATGTTTATAGCTACGGAATGGTGTTATTGGAGTTGATCGGAGGGAGGAGAAACATCACTTTAGCTGAAAATGGAAAGAGTACTAATTCAAAGAGTAAGTTTAGTTACTTCCCTAAAATTGTGAGTGAGAAATTGGAGCAGGGGAAGATCATGGAAGTCGTGGACGAGAGGCTCGTCCACGAAGCAGCTACAGGAGGTGTAGCTGTTGAAATGCAAGTGAAAAGACTGGCGTGTGTGGCGTTGTCTTGCATCCAAGAACGGCCTAGCCTTAGGCCAACAATGGCACGAGTCGTGGAAATGTTAGAAGGTCGTGTGCTAGTAGAAGCGCCTACACAAACAACAATGATGATCCTTGATCTATTGGACGAGGGTGTTGATCATCATCCCGGGTTACCTAGGGTTGCTGCAGCCATGGCTAGATCTACTGATACTAATTCGCTTCGCTCTTATACAATGTCTATCCTCTCGGGGAGGTAGTATCTATGTCTGTTAAATTTTTCTATATCAATTGGTTTGATTGTTTCTCGATCGATTACTCAAATTCAAATGTAAGAATTTGCTTTGGTTTACACCAAAATATATAGGTCTATAtatctttttacttcttttagtTTTGATTGCTTTTTTTGGGATATCCATGTATACTTTTCCCAATCGATATACATAGATTATTCATGGATTATAAGGCATACATGTTCAAATTAATTAGAGTTGACTTGAGTAACACTCTACCCTCACCCCCACACAGGGTAAGAAAAGTAGAGCGTGGACAAGATAGTATAGGAACTCAATAACGGGTGAAATAATAATTTGGTAGGTCTAATACTATAATATTTTGTTACATATCTACTTTTACTCTTTAATATTGGAGACAGGTTCGAGATTTGAgctttatgaattcaagagttcggaatttgaaaagtaaaaaatgttaacaaaaatttcaaaacggtatatgaaatttttttttaatcaaatcgGCAAAATCTCTCACGAAGTAGCGATTTTGTCCgctgaaaaaagtaaaatcgttGCAATAGCAGCgatttgttaaatttaattttttctttttttaaaataatatttttaaataaaatcgtTGACAAAGGAGCgatttccaaaataaaattttctcttttttaatttatttttaatatgtcgCTGCTGAGGCAGAGACtcaagtttaattatttttttaaaattattttttgcttctttttttattttaaaatcaaatcgctaaatagattttgatttaaaatcgctgccttggcagcgatttgattttaaaaaacaaataaaaaaatttaattaaaagtcGCTgcgatttgattttaaaatttttttgacttaagcttttttaaaaaaaaaaaaaaaagcaaaaaataattttaaaaaaaattgaactttagtGGTTGCTGAGGCAGCgacatattaaaaatattataaaaaaattattttgaaaatcgctccttttttaaaaattttctttcttaaaaaaatcaacttcaacaactcaattttacttttttcagcGAACAAAATCGCTACTTAAtgagcgattttaccgttttggtttaaaaaaaattcatataccgtttgaattttttgttaacatttttcacCTTTTAAAGCATTGAACAGATTAAAGTGACATATTAAGGCCTACTATTTGTTGTTACTTTAAGTGAACTACCGTCAAAAGtaataaattcaattaaatcCGTCACTAAATAGTTTTTTCCACCCCTACCCCATAgtggtatttatttttttgacttttgcAACTAAAATTGTCATTTGGATGTGGCATCCATCATCTTCACTCTGTCAAACATGACCTGCTCAATTTATTGCACAAGCAAAAATATTtacgtcaactagttcaataTACACGTGAagaaaaatcattatatataatCGAACTAAtcgttttatttttattcagatTGAATATAAAAGACTAAATCTAACCtatcttttatgattttttagtatagttttgaattattattttttttaa
Proteins encoded in this region:
- the LOC101253999 gene encoding probable receptor-like protein kinase At5g20050 gives rise to the protein MEDKKAYSLAISLVILLITLIVIARITLKYSEAFFLIFGADIALIIGVLAGVLIRRKLNNRKLLLENQLDSDGRELRIEYSFLRKVAGVPTRFKLKELEEATDNFGSLIGRGSSACVFKGVLSDGASVAVKRIDGEERGDKEFKSEVAAIASVQHVNLVRLLGYCSVPPSGPRFLVYEYIVNGSLDNWIFRKRGIRGCLSLDLRCRVSLDVAKALSYLHHDCRSCILHLDVKPENILLDENHRAILADFGLSKLMGKDESRVVTTIRGTRGYLAPEWLLENGISEKSDVYSYGMVLLELIGGRRNITLAENGKSTNSKSKFSYFPKIVSEKLEQGKIMEVVDERLVHEAATGGVAVEMQVKRLACVALSCIQERPSLRPTMARVVEMLEGRVLVEAPTQTTMMILDLLDEGVDHHPGLPRVAAAMARSTDTNSLRSYTMSILSGR